One genomic window of Cryptococcus neoformans var. neoformans JEC21 chromosome 13 sequence includes the following:
- a CDS encoding expressed protein, with product MVRLSLAPLLIAILAQNARSDSNLDLSRIRSSYTPMPLYRNGAGTNILTVGVGTPGVVMNLTCSTNVEFLLVATNDCDDCVEDDNVYTVTDSSSIVTSQDAFIHTFIYPAGISSTLSLRGQFATESLTDERDDSDANRPIGLITEVQTNDPDGDFDGANVELSDGTSGFWGMGVYQADKSRSMFGDMITVNGSGSSSQETSFAVGFDINNYSTSTAEQAGIIHWGGVPNGSWTGNFNWLDANTSVAGSWGFGLDSMRVSDEVINLDSYYGSIDPGFDEIYVPTSVAEKFFAKISGAQRDTIDTTRRNLPCGTNISMTLIISGAAYAVASSQLVQARDVAGRTCWGSVVAWQNNSLAEQKGEIRLGTPFMSNIYSVLYYSDSAQYVGLAGKPNSVNAHNLAARSEGHTNTKLAGILIGTLLGVVLLLFAICYSRNRSSFQSIYYRAVRRQHRAQMNVMVRSAILPPHQMMAMPIANPAIMGPMRPMPMGGPGNPMTSGMTGLTFAGGGYQPVAPPAYQHPINAGQPAASYDQTQLLLANHDHNNNDQHQFEKMPVVVEQKPQGFYSPRLQETSPPRSSFLPFIPRLSAISHQGLRPQSSSAGYARPSQSGEPKVRFGSTGVRIARSASSMSAGKSVNEFGILDGSGRDLQSGVKGREARREKFMQDYASAGNLGVQQTSHYTPFPGASNVSNPPSRYYSPSQTHVQMYPTVALQANGDYAHSQTSEKKRYFSWKPGGDAGKGLYKPVLGGMSEASEEQTARKSWFGARSGGWKEAERARDRERLAQGGRECVN from the exons ATGGTACGCCTTTCCCTCGCCCCTTTACTGATAGCAATACTGGCACAAAATGCTCGGTCAGACAGCAATCTAGATCTCAGTCGTATCAGGTCGTCGTATACACCTATGCCTCTGTATAGAAATGGTGCCGGGACGAACATTTTGACAGTGGGAGTTGGTACGCCAGGGGTGGTCATGAATTTGACGTGCT CCACAAATGTTGAGTTTCTGTTAGTCGCTACCAATGATTGCGATGACTgtgttgaagatgacaaTGT CTACACAGTCACtgactcatcttccatcgtT ACATCTCAAGATGCCTTTATACACACCTTCATCTACCCAGCCGGTATTTCTTCAACTCTCTCCCTCCGCGGACAATTTGCAACGGAGAGCCTCACAGATGAAAGGGATGATTCTGATGCCAACCGACCCATTGGACTCATCACTGAAGTACAAACAAATGATCCGGATGGGGACTTCGACGGAGCAAATGTGGAGCTTAGTGACGGAACAAGTGGATTCTGGGGAATGGGGGTTTATCAA GCGGATAAATCCCGATCCATGTTCGGCGACATGATCACTGTCAACGGGAGCGGATCGTCTTCTCAAGAAACCTCGTTCGCTGTCGGTTTCGACATCAATAACTATTCTACTTCTACTGCTGAGCAGGCTGGTATTATTCACTGGGGCGGTGTACCTAACGGAAGCTGGACTGGAAACTT CAACTGGTTGGACGCCAACACGTCAGTGGCAGGGAGCTGGGGTTTTGGCCTCGATTCCATGAGGGTATCCGATGAAGTTATTAACCTCGATAGTTACTAT GGCTCCATTGATCCGGGATTTGACGAAATTTACGTACCCACTTCCGTGGCCGAAAAATTCTTTGCCAAGATCTCTGGGGCACAGCGCGACACAATAGACACTACTCGTCGG AATCTTCCATGCGGCACCAATATCTCCATGACTCTCATAATCTCTGGCGCCGCGTACGCTGTTGCTTCGTCTCAGCTTGTACAGGCTCGAGACGTCGCAGGGCGGACGTGTTGGGGTTCAGTGGTAGCGTGGCAGAATAATAGCTTGGCCGAACAGAAAGGCGAAATTCGTCTGGGCACGCCTTTCATGTCAAATATTTACTC TGTTTTATATTATAGTGACAGCGCCCAATATGTTGGTCTGGCGGGTAAGCCAAACAGCGTCAACGCCCACAACCTCGCCGCCCGCTCTGAGGGTCATACGAACACCAAGCTTGCTGGAATCC TCATTGGAACACTTCTGGGTGttgtccttcttctatTTGCTATCTGCTACTCTCGGAACCGGAGTTCATTCCAATCCATCTACTATCGAGCTGTTCGTCGACAACACAGAGCTCAAATGAATGTGATGGTTCGCAGCGCCATTCTGCCACCTCATCAAATGATGGCCATGCCCATAGCAAACCCTGCTATAATGGGCCCGATGAGACCTATGCCAATGGGCGGACCTGGAAATCCGATGACGAGTGGTATGACCGGATTGACTTTCGCTGGTGGGGGTTATCAACCTGTTGCCCCACCAGCATATCAACACCCTATCAACGCCGGGCAACCTGCTGCTAGTTATGACCAGACACAATTGCTTCTCGCGAACCATGAccacaacaacaatgaTCAGCACCAATTCGAGAAGATGCCTGTCGTCGTCGAACAAAAGCCCCAAGGTTTCTACTCCCCTCGCTTACAGGAGACCTCCCCTCCTAGATCATCTTTCTTACCTTTCATCCCCCGCTTGTCCGCCATCTCACATCAGGGTCTTAGACCTCAAAGCTCTTCCGCAGGGTACGCCCGACCCTCCCAATCAGGCGAACCCAAAGTCCGTTTCGGTTCGACAGGCGTTCGAATAGCAAGATCGGCGTCGTCGATGTCTGCCGGCAAGTCTGTCAATGAATTTGGTATTCTGGACGGCAGCGGTCGGGACCTACAGTCGGGAGttaagggaagagaagcgaggagggagaagttTATGCAGGATTACGCCTCTGCAGGTAATTTAGGTGTCCAACAAACTTCTCATTACACGCCGTTCCCAGGAGCTAGTAACGTATCAAACCCACCATCGCGATACTACAGTCCCTCACAAACGCATGTACAGATGTATCCTACCGTAGCACTCCAAGCAAACGGTGATTATGCGCATTCACAAACCtcagagaaaaagcggtATTTCTCATGGAAACCGGGAGGTGATGCGGGCAAGGGATTATACAAGCCGGTACTCGGTGGGATGAGTGAGGCCAGTGAAGAGCAAACAGCGAGAAAAAGTTGGTTCGGAGCGAGAAGTGGGGGTTGGAAAGAGGcggaaagggcaagggaTCGAGAGAGGCTGGCGCaagggggaagagagtgCGTAAAttga
- a CDS encoding expressed protein — MPIRKTPSLSKLIIQFKLPFPSFSYPQCTSPGEETPAQTPDSPTSQTSSRRASTISFMIITPLAEYSAQFPPLYPAEYPTETVVNESSESDDEIVEDLTSLVSQKEDGQGKRWDEKGREPLGRNAVCPGAPKPSPIDLPNECTWSK; from the coding sequence ATGCCGATCCGCAAGACCCCATCTCTATCCAAActcatcatccaattcaaactccccttcccttccttctcctacCCACAGTGCACATCCCCCGGAGAAGAAACCCCTGCCCAAACACCCGACTCGCCAACGAGCCAAACCTCTTCACGGAGGGCTTCTACAATCTCATTCATGATCATTACCCCGCTCGCCGAATACTCCGCCCAATTTCCCCCCCTATATCCTGCCGAGTATCCCACAGAAACTGTCGTCAACGAGTCCAGCGAAAGCGATGACGAAATTGTGGAGGACCTGACGAGCTTGGTAAGccagaaggaagacggacaaggaaagaggtgggATGAGAAGGGGCGAGAGCCTTTGGGGAGAAATGCTGTATGTCCTGGGGCACCCAAGCCGTCTCCTATAGACTTGCCAAATGAGTGTACATGGTCGAAATGA